In Falco cherrug isolate bFalChe1 chromosome 5, bFalChe1.pri, whole genome shotgun sequence, one DNA window encodes the following:
- the UPK1B gene encoding uroplakin-1b, which produces MAKSDDGIRILQGLLVFGNVVIGMCGIALTAECIFFVSDPHGLYPLLEATENDDIYAAAWIGIFVGFALFGLSILGIVGVIKPSRTLLLVYIILMLITYAFEMASCITAATHRDFLTPNLFLKQMLERYQKSDTDNNNDKWMTEGVTKTWDRLMLQNQCCGVRGPSDWQEYTSAFRRTHSDADFPWPHNCCVMDAQGSPVNLDGCKLGVPGYYNSNGCYDTISGPMNTHAWGVAWFGFAILCWTFCILLGTMFYWSRIEY; this is translated from the exons ATGGCAAAAAGTGATGATGGCATACGCATCTTGCAGGGCCTATTAGTCTTTGGGAATGTGGTTATTGGG ATGTGTGGCATTGCCCTGACAGCAGAGTGCATCTTCTTTGTGTCAGATCCCCATGGTCTCTACCCTCTGCTGGAAGCCACAGAAAATGATGACATCTATGCTGCTGCCTGGATTGGCATCTTTGTTGGCTTTGCACTCTTCGGGCTGTCTATCCTTGGTATCGTTGGAGTCATTAAGCCCAGCAGGACCTTGCTGCTGGTG TATATTATTCTGATGCTGATCACTTATGCATTTGAAATGGCTTCTTGCATCACAGCAGCAACTCACCGAGACTTT ctcaCTCCGAATCTCTTCCTGAAGCAAATGCTGGAGAGGTATCAGAAGTCAGACACAGACAATAACAATGACAAATGGATGACTGAGGGGGTCACAAAGACATGGGATAGACTCATGCTTCAG AACCAGTGCTGTGGGGTGCGGGGTCCCTCCGACTGGCAGGAGTACACCTCCGCCTTCCGCCGCACGCACAGCGATGCCGACTTCCCTTGGCCGCACAACTGCTGCGTCATGGATGCCCAAGGCTCTCCTGTCAACCTCGATGGCTGCAAGCTCGGAGTCCCCGGCTACTATAACAGCAAT GGTTGTTACGACACAATTTCTGGGCCAATGAACACACATGCCTGGGGTGTtgcctggtttggttttgccatCCTCTGCTGGACT TTCTGCATCCTCCTTGGTACCATGTTCTACTGGAGCAGAATTGAATACTGA